The Daucus carota subsp. sativus chromosome 2, DH1 v3.0, whole genome shotgun sequence genome includes a window with the following:
- the LOC135150158 gene encoding uncharacterized protein LOC135150158, producing the protein MAGTRITLTDLVNPLYLHPSDGATTIQVEKLQGSSDYRAWRRAMEKNLASKRKLGFVTGGVPRPTTDVVQTDQWDTCNNMLPEPYSFIFTWFAALPVILYLSNTFTNFIVKDFLILKGPCPNCGFLWDHPFDI; encoded by the exons ATGGCAGGCACTCGTATAACGTTGACGGATTTAGTTAATCCCCTGTATCTACACCCTTCTGATGGAGCAACAACCATACAGGTTGAAAAGCTTCAAGGGTCATCTGACTATCGAGCTTGGCGTAGAGCAATGGAGAAAAATCTCGCCTCTAAACGTAAGCTTGGATTTGTGACCGGAGGAGTGCCAAGACCAACAACTGATGTTGTGCAAACTGACCAGTGGGACACATGTAACAACATG CTTCCAGAGCCATACAGCTTTATCTTCACCTGGTTTGCTGCTTTGCCTGTCATATTGTATTTATCCAATACATTTACAAACTTCATTGTAAAAGACTTTTTGATCTTAAAG GGTCCCTGCCCAAACTGTGGTTTTCTTTGGGACCATCCTTTTGATATCTAA
- the LOC108208071 gene encoding expansin-A7, with translation MASFLQTWSIKPLIMAFLVMNLSKSIAVQIYRPGPWSLAHATFYGDESASATMGGACGYGNLFNNGYGVDTAALSSTLFKNGYACGTCYQIKCVYSPWCYKGSPYATITATNICPPNWSQDSNNGGWCNPPRTHFDMAKPAFMKIAQWKAGIVPVMYRRVPCVKRGGLRFTFQGNGYWLLVYVMNVAGGGDVANMWVKGSRTGWISMSHNWGASYQAFATLGGQALSFKLTSYTSRETIIAWNVAPANWNVGMTYKSWSNFH, from the exons ATGGCTTCTTTCCTTCAGACATGGAGCATCAAACCCCTGATTATGGCCTTTCTAGTGATGAACTTGAGTAAATCGATTGCTGTACAAATTTATCGACCTGGGCCGTGGTCTCTTGCTCATGCTACATTTTATGGTGATGAGTCCGCCTCTGCAACAATGG GAGGAGCCTGCGGCTATGGGAACTTGTTCAACAATGGTTATGGTGTAGATACAGCAGCACTGAGCTCAACATTGTTCAAAAACGGATATGCATGTGGAACTTGTTATCAGATTAAGTGCGTTTATTCTCCTTGGTGCTACAAAGGGTCGCCTTACGCGACCATAACAGCCACAAACATATGCCCACCCAACTGGTCTCAAGACTCTAACAATGGCGGGTGGTGCAACCCGCCAAGGACTCATTTTGACATGGCCAAACCTGCATTCATGAAAATTGCTCAGTGGAAGGCTGGCATTGTCCCTGTCATGTACCGCAG AGTGCCATGTGTCAAACGAGGTGGCCTGCGGTTCACTTTTCAAGGAAATGGCTATTGGCTTTTGGTGTATGTGATGAATGTTGCAGGAGGTGGTGATGTTGCAAATATGTGGGTAAAAGGTAGCAGAACAGGATGGATTAGCATGAGCCACAACTGGGGAGCTTCTTACCAGGCTTTCGCCACTTTAGGAGGTCAAGCTCTTTCTTTCAAGCTCACTTCATACACTTCCAGAGAAACTATAATTGCCTGGAATGTTGCCCCTGCAAACTGGAATGTCGGGATGACTTACAAATCATGGTCAAATTTCCATTGA